One Candidatus Dependentiae bacterium genomic window, CAGCAAATAAGCAAATCATACCTTGCGTTTGCGCATAGGTTTTAATCTCTGCAGGTGATGTTTTTTTTATGATCATTTCTTTGATGCGGTCATCAACAACAAGTAACTCAAAAACACCAGTTCGACCTTTGTATCCAAGCTTAAAGCACGCGCGGCAACCAACCGGAACATAACAATCGGTCAACGATCGGCCTAAATAGCGTATTGCCGCTTCCTGAATACTTGCAGGAGCGTCAACTTTTTGCTTGCATGCAGAACACAAAACACGTACCAGCCGCTGGGCCATAACTCCAATGACACTTGCACTCATCAAAAAAGGCTCAACGCCCATATCCAAAAGCCTTGAAAGCGCACCAACAGCATCATTAGTATGCAATGTACTCAAAACCAAGTGTCCTGTCAGAGCTGCTTCAACGGCAATGTGCACCGTTGGAATATCACGCACCTCACCAATCATCATGATGTCGGGATCCTGTCGAACCAGCGAACGAAGCCCATTTTCAAAACTGAAACCGGTTTTAAGATTAACCTGCGTCTGCGTAATCCCTTCAAGCTCGTACTCGATAGGATCCTCCATAGTAACAATATTTTTTCCAGGCTTATTGAGCGCTGATAGCACAGCATAGAGCGTTGTTGTCTTGCCAGCACCTGTTGGTCCAGTTACTAAAAAAAGCCCATGCTGATGCTTAATGATTGATAAAAGTTGACCGTACATCGCATCGGAAAAACCTAGCATG contains:
- a CDS encoding type II/IV secretion system protein, which encodes MNHRGMAQAIYTLLGQEERIKRNLQQDPVVTLVDALLYQAIVVNASDIHLQPSDTHVRVRFRIDGVLYDQQPIPILYQEQVIARLKVLAAMDIAQHLLPQDGKCKIHVALTNQDQTSIERFIDIRVATFPSLYGEKMVLRLLDRDERLLTLSMLGFSDAMYGQLLSIIKHQHGLFLVTGPTGAGKTTTLYAVLSALNKPGKNIVTMEDPIEYELEGITQTQVNLKTGFSFENGLRSLVRQDPDIMMIGEVRDIPTVHIAVEAALTGHLVLSTLHTNDAVGALSRLLDMGVEPFLMSASVIGVMAQRLVRVLCSACKQKVDAPASIQEAAIRYLGRSLTDCYVPVGCRACFKLGYKGRTGVFELLVVDDRIKEMIIKKTSPAEIKTYAQTQGMICLFADGLRKVEQGIISLEELLALIQE